ATTTTATGCAGCCTCAAGATAACCAATTGGTGTCATATCGCCAAGTGAATCATGTGGTCGCTCATAATTATAAATATCTAACCACTGATCAGTGATTTCACGTACTTCTTGCAGTGACTCAAACAAGTATAAATCGAGCACTTCTTCACGATAACTTCGGTTAAACCTTTCCACAAAACCATTCTGGTAAGGACTGCCTGGCTCTATAAATTCCAACTTGATGTCATTTTTTATTGCCCAATCTTCGAGTGCCGCTGAAGTAAATTCTGGGCCATTGTCCACTCTAATCTGCTTTGGTTTACCGCGCCAAGCAATAATTTGTTGTAGCGTTCTAATAACTCGTTCAGAAGTTAAGCTTGTATCGACCTCAATCGCCAGTGCTTGTCGGTTGAAATCATCCAGCACATTCAGTGTTCTAAAACGATGTCCATAGCTTAATGCGTCACTCATAAAGTCCATTGACCACGATTCATTATGTTGTGTCGGTGCACTTAATGGTTCAGGTGTTCTTGTTGGAACACGGCGCTTCCCCTTACGTCTCAAGTTTAGTTTTAGCATGTTGTAAACGCGTTCAACACGCTTTTTATTCCACGGCTTACCTTTATTGCGAAGCCTTTTGAATAGCTTAGGCAGCCCCCACCTAGGATGGCGCTCTACCAGCGCAAGTAATGCGTCGATAACGTCATCATCTAACGGCCGTTTATGTTTGTGGTAAAAAGCTGAGCGGCTTAGCCCTGCCACTTCACAAGCAAATGCGACGCTGACGTTAAATTGAGCTCTTAAATGCTCTACCCAAGCTCTGCGCCTACTTGTTTTTACTGCTTTTTTGCGATGATATCCTCAAGCATCGAGTGCTTTAGGCTAAGCGTTGCAAACATATCTTTTAGCTTACGGTTTTCTTCTTCAAGCTCTTTAAGTCGCTTAACGTCTGAAGCTTCCATCCCGCCATATTTTGAGCGCCATTTGTAAAATGTACTTTGGCCGATACCATGTTTGCGGCAGATTTCTGGCACAGGAATACCTGACTCAGCTTCCTTGATCATGCTGACAATTTGGGTTTCGGTGAACTTGCTTTTTCTCATCGTAAATTTTCCTATTTTAGTTAATGGAAAATTCTACTTATAAACTGTTTCATTTTTTGGGGAGTTACAGGTCGCCTTTACCGAGCTTGCGTAAAACGGCAAGCGCAGCGGAGAGTGATTCTCCGGTATTTTTTAAGATAACCTTACCTACGCCTTTGACTGCTGAGCCCACTACTGGCACCAAACCAATACCCGTAAGGGTAAAGGCCAGCCAAGCGTCAGTGTCGTTGGCTTCATCATCGTCAGTCAGTAACATGACATTGGCGGTGATATCTCGTAAATCCATGACTTGGTCGATAATCGGTATCATGGAAATCAAGGTACCTACCACGATTTGTGACGTGGAGGGGTTTTGATTAAAGTCGCCTTGTAGTGTGCCCCATAACCAATCACCTGCTTGAGTTGCAATGCCATTGGCTTCTATCAGTGGTGCGGTATTGCCGCTGCGTACCATTTCAGCGGCTTGCGCTGGGGTGATTTGTCCATACAGTGGGTTTTTAGGGCGATTATCTTCTGGCAGGTAATCGCGTTTGTCCTCACCATATTGCACGGTGTATTGACCAGGCGGGCATTCTCAATTTTTGCTTTACCGCTGTCATCTAAGTTACCAGTCAGCGCTGTGCCGTTTGCAAATCGAATGGTATAAGGTGCGCCCATGATTGGGCTGCCATCTTGATAGGTATAAGACAACTCAATGGTACTGCTCGCCATGGTGGCAATGCCATCGGCGGCCAGTGAGAGTCGAGCATTCTCAGAGAGGGCTTGAATTTGCGGTACACTTGGCATAGTGGCGCTTTGTTTGCCACCAATATCTTGCTCCATGCTACCGTCAAACACGGTCATGGCTTTGCCTTTTAAGGTCAGTAACTTGTCTGCAAAGATGTTGACGTTACCACTTGAGTCGATGCTGATTTCACTGCCGCCATTGGCAAGGGTGAGGTTGCCAGAGCCACTGCCTTTTACTGCGATATTGCCTTGACTTTGAATGATTTGACTTCCCGCCGGCGCGGTGATGGTAAGGTTGTTGTCTGCCTTGAGCTTTATATCACTTTGGATAACACTGCGATGGCTGCGACCCGCCTTAAGGGTGATATTTTGTGTGGCGCTGACGTCTATTTGATTAGCGATGAGTTCAAAGTTAATCATCATCGCATTTTCAATTAATAAGTAAGTGTTTTTAGTGGTAAGGAGTTAAGTGGTTTTTATTTGCTACTTTAATAACAGGAGCATTTATTATGAATAAGCCTTAGCTATAAGCCCTTGTTGGTCTAGTATTTCTTTCTGACCAAATGATGCTAATACACTTAGATGGGCGAAAATATTTACTTTACTGACATTGTCAATGGTAGGCTGCCCACCAAGAAAAAAAGCAGGTTCAAAAGCATACATTTCGTTATATTTTAATTGAGATAATCGAAGTTTACATTTCTCAAAAAGTAAGCCTCCACTCGTATCATCTATATCCAGCGATGTTGGCCTTTTTGCACCAAAGAAAAACTGTATGGCATCGTTTTCTTCTCCAACTGCTATGTCTTCGGCATTACCTTCTTTCTCTATAATCCAACCGTGAGATGGGTCGATTAGATATTTATGTCCAAATTTCTCTCCCCATAAGAATAGCTCTCCAAAAGCACTGCGAGCAATTACATAATATGTGTCTTGCTCGATGATACCTATATCTCCAAGCCATGCATCTAAGGTATCTTCAAAATCATCGGGATTAGTTAACCAAAAAAGTCCTTCCCCGAAACCAGAAAATCCGTATTCACTCCAATATTCTAATAATCTAGTAGGTAGTTTACCTTCAAACTTTTTTATTATTTCTGCTGGGGCTTGATTTTTTTCACTAGGCTCTTCAAACTTTTCAAGAAACCACTCGAAATCTTCATCTATTTCAAATTGTTTGGTCATTATTCTAACCTCCTTACTTACACCGTTCTAATTCTATATTCATTTGGGTGGTAGGGCCCATTGTTCTCAACGCAACCCTTGCTGCCTCATCCATACCGGAAACTCTCCCCCTTTAGACCACTGAGAACCGAGAGAGGAGTTTACATTTTTATTTCCGAGTTTGTTGATCTTATCACTACCGCCCGCTATCAGGTCAGGATCATGTAAAGCAGCTAACTGAGACATTTGTTCTTTTATCTTCTCTGTTGCGACTTTATCAGCATTTCGACCTTTAATACCCTGCTTTCTCAAACTTTTTAATATTGATTCATACATTTCGTCCTCTAACTTTTTTCTTGCTGATACTTGTGCCATTCCGCCATTCGTTAGAATTTTTCTTGCTTTTTTATGTCCATGCTCTTTAACAAGGTCAGTCAAGGTTTTACGGTTTTCTAAATATTGTTCAACCGTCATTTTATTGATGCCGTGCTGCTGAGCTTTTAGTTGTTTATAAAACTCTTTTTCTAGAGCTTGCTTACCACCCTTAAAGTTCTTCGCTAAGTCTTCGCCAGGCATGAAGCAAGGAGGTCTATACTTCTTCATTTTTATAGCTTTGAGTTTAGCCCCCGGCAACTCATTCCCTTTTGGCGGCTCCAACTCATCGGCTTTGGCTTTGGTGGGCTTATCGGTAACGCCTCGAATTGGTGGTTGGCCTTGATATTCATCCAGTGCTTTATTAACTCGCTGTCCGATTTCTTGGGCGGCTTGTTGCATATGCTGGTCGATTTTGGGGGTGACATCGTCTAGGCGTTTAACCGTGGCTTGCATGCCTTCGATGGCGGCGTCTGGAAGTAGTAGGTCGTACTGCCAACTGGTAGACATGTCATCAAGTGAATCGCGCAGGCCTTTGACGATGTTTTTTACTTCCGTGGCGGATTGTTTTCCTAGGTCTTGCCAGTTGATGTCTCTTAGGTATTTAACTGGGTCGCCTTTACCGAGCTTGCGTAAAACGGCAAGCGCAGCAGAGAGCGATTCTCCAGTATTTTTTAAGATAACCTTGCCCACGCCTTTGACTGCTGAGCCCACTACTGGCACTAAACCAATACCCGTTAGGGTAAAGGCAAGCCAAGCGTCGGTGTCGTTGGCTTCATCATCGTCGGTCAGTAACATGACATTGGCGGTGATATCTCGTAAATCCATGACTTGGTCGATAATCGGTATCATGGAAATCAAGGTACCTACCACGATTTGTGACGTGGAGGGGTTTTGATTAAAGTCGCCTTGTAGTGTGCCCCACAACCAATCCCCTGCTTGGGTTGCAATGCCATTGGCTTCTATCAGTGGTGCGGTATTGCCGCTGCGTACCATTTCAGCCGCTTGCGCTGGAGTGATTTGTCCATACAGTGGGTTTTTAGGGCGATTATCTTCTGGCAGGTAATCGCGTTTGTCCTCACCATATTGCACGGTGTATTGACCAGGCGGGGCATTCTCAATTTTTGCTTTACCGCTGTCATCTAAGTTACCAGTCAACTCTGTGCCGTTTGCAAATCGAATGGTATAAGGCGCGCCCATAATTGGGCTGCCATCTTGATAGGTATAAGACAGCTCAATGGTACTACTCGCCATGGTGGCAATGCCATCGGCGGCCAGTGAGAGTCGAGCATTTTCAGACAGCGCTTGAATTTGCGGCACACTCGGCATCGTGGCGCTTTGTTTACCACCAATATCTTGCTCCATGCTACCGTCAAACACGGTCATGGCTTTGCCTTTTAAGGTCAGTAACTTGTCTGCAAAGATGTTGACGTTACCACTTGAGTCAATACTGATTTCACTGCCGCCATTGGCAAGGGTGAGGTTGCCAGAGCCACTGCCTTTTACTGCGATATTGCCTTGACTTTGGATGATTTGACTTCCCGCGGGAGCGGTAATGGTAAGGTTGTTATCTGCCTTGAGGTTTATATCACTTTGGATAACACTGCGATGGCTGCGACCCGCCTTAAGGGTCAAATTTTGTTTGGCGCTGACGTCAATTTGATTGGCGGTGACGTCTAGGTTGGTTGCTGCATCAATAATCACCGACTTTTTACTCTCCAGTGCCAGTTGTTGTTTGGCGCTGGCAATAAAGGTTTTATTGGTGAGTAGTCGAATTGCGCTTTTAACACTGCCAAGTTGTATGTCTTTGGCCGCAAAAATATTCATCGCACCAAGTTGCGCAAGCCAGTGAATATAGGGCTGCTTTTTATCCCCATGTAAGACTAAGTACTGATTGCTCGCTAGGGTTTGCAACACAATATGCGGGGTATTTGGGGTGTCATCAAACATCAACAGGTTTTGGCCGCGAGAGCACAACACGTTTTGGGCGTTATTGGCGCTAGTAACAACCGATGGTTGGGTGTCGTTAAGCGCAAACCCTAACAGGTAACTTTGGTCAGGGTCGTTGTTCATACAACCGATGAGCACATTACTGTCTGGCAGCAGTGGAAAGTGTAATCCCGTTGGTTGCTTTTGACCGCGACAGGCATATTGTGTGAGGCGCTTTACTGATTCAGTCACCTGACTATCAAAATGTACTTGCGTGGCATATTGCCCTTGGGTATCTAGATGAGGATTGGCCTTTGACCCTGACAGCGAGCGCACTGTGGCGGTAAACACCATCGGTTTAGGGCTATGCTCTGGGGGCGCGATACGTATTGGCTCACCCCGTGGTACACACACCGACTCGCTATGATATGCAACTTGCTTAGGGTCATTAGCACTGCCTTGCTTATACACCTGTTTACTGCGAATACAGGTATAATCGCCACCTTTCGCTGTGCCCAATTTACCATTTAACGAAAACGAATAACCGGCATTGGCTTCGGCTACGTTCCCTACCAGCGTGACTTCATTTTTACCTTGTTGATAGGCAAGCTCAAGATTGCCGGTGCGCTCAAATTGCTCAGCGGGATTGTGTGCAGCAGGCTCAAAATAGCTGCGCTGCGCCGAGCTGACCGAGGTTGGTGGATGGGCATTCATATGCACTTGGGAGCCACCCATTCTAAAACGATGGCGACTTTGGCACTGCGTAAACCCAACAAAGCCAGTTTCATGTTCGTGAACCAGACCATCTTTATCCGTCACCGACAGTAAGCCTCGCTCAATATACGGGCTTGCAAGATTCCCCTCGGCAATCACTATCGACTCAATAAAATCATGGCATTCAAACCAATAAATTAAGCCGTACTTTGCTAATAGTCGGGTGAAAAAGGTGTAGTCGTTTTCTAGCGCTTGTACGCACTGCGGTAGCGTGGGTAAGTCTTTAGTGACTCGCCATTTTATCCGGTCTTGTGAATAGCCGGCTTTTTGTATCAACTTATTGAGGACAGTCTGGACAT
The sequence above is a segment of the Pseudoalteromonas piscicida genome. Coding sequences within it:
- a CDS encoding IS3 family transposase (programmed frameshift) — protein: MRKSKFTETQIVSMIKEAESGIPVPEICRKHGIGQSTFYKWRSKYGGMEASDVKRLKELEEENRKLKDMFATLSLKHSMLEDIIGKKAVKTSRRRAWVEHLRAQFNVSVAFACEVAGLSRSAFYHKHKRPLDDDVIDALLALVERHPRWGLPKLFKRLRNKGKPWNKKRVERVYNMLKLNLRRKGKRRVPTRTPEPLSAPTQHNESWSMDFMSDALSYGHRFRTLNVLDDFNRQALAIEVDTSLTSERVIRTLQQIIAWRGKPKQIRVDNGPEFTSAALEDWAIKNDIKLEFIEPGSPYQNGFVERFNRSYREEVLDLYLFESLQEVREITDQWLDIYNYERPHDSLGDMTPIGYLEAA
- a CDS encoding GAD-like domain-containing protein, encoding MTKQFEIDEDFEWFLEKFEEPSEKNQAPAEIIKKFEGKLPTRLLEYWSEYGFSGFGEGLFWLTNPDDFEDTLDAWLGDIGIIEQDTYYVIARSAFGELFLWGEKFGHKYLIDPSHGWIIEKEGNAEDIAVGEENDAIQFFFGAKRPTSLDIDDTSGGLLFEKCKLRLSQLKYNEMYAFEPAFFLGGQPTIDNVSKVNIFAHLSVLASFGQKEILDQQGLIAKAYS
- a CDS encoding polymorphic toxin type 15 domain-containing protein, giving the protein MQTRIVVYGTNHPVHVVDFELTTCINSGFLLKANLESQFDLADELLVGNMLTFEIESPDAISTYFTGTLFDIQSGFVSEHTCSAEVVLKPRLELLKQTEKSQIFVQANVQTVLNKLIQKAGYSQDRIKWRVTKDLPTLPQCVQALENDYTFFTRLLAKYGLIYWFECHDFIESIVIAEGNLASPYIERGLLSVTDKDGLVHEHETGFVGFTQCQSRHRFRMGGSQVHMNAHPPTSVSSAQRSYFEPAAHNPAEQFERTGNLELAYQQGKNEVTLVGNVAEANAGYSFSLNGKLGTAKGGDYTCIRSKQVYKQGSANDPKQVAYHSESVCVPRGEPIRIAPPEHSPKPMVFTATVRSLSGSKANPHLDTQGQYATQVHFDSQVTESVKRLTQYACRGQKQPTGLHFPLLPDSNVLIGCMNNDPDQSYLLGFALNDTQPSVVTSANNAQNVLCSRGQNLLMFDDTPNTPHIVLQTLASNQYLVLHGDKKQPYIHWLAQLGAMNIFAAKDIQLGSVKSAIRLLTNKTFIASAKQQLALESKKSVIIDAATNLDVTANQIDVSAKQNLTLKAGRSHRSVIQSDINLKADNNLTITAPAGSQIIQSQGNIAVKGSGSGNLTLANGGSEISIDSSGNVNIFADKLLTLKGKAMTVFDGSMEQDIGGKQSATMPSVPQIQALSENARLSLAADGIATMASSTIELSYTYQDGSPIMGAPYTIRFANGTELTGNLDDSGKAKIENAPPGQYTVQYGEDKRDYLPEDNRPKNPLYGQITPAQAAEMVRSGNTAPLIEANGIATQAGDWLWGTLQGDFNQNPSTSQIVVGTLISMIPIIDQVMDLRDITANVMLLTDDDEANDTDAWLAFTLTGIGLVPVVGSAVKGVGKVILKNTGESLSAALAVLRKLGKGDPVKYLRDINWQDLGKQSATEVKNIVKGLRDSLDDMSTSWQYDLLLPDAAIEGMQATVKRLDDVTPKIDQHMQQAAQEIGQRVNKALDEYQGQPPIRGVTDKPTKAKADELEPPKGNELPGAKLKAIKMKKYRPPCFMPGEDLAKNFKGGKQALEKEFYKQLKAQQHGINKMTVEQYLENRKTLTDLVKEHGHKKARKILTNGGMAQVSARKKLEDEMYESILKSLRKQGIKGRNADKVATEKIKEQMSQLAALHDPDLIAGGSDKINKLGNKNVNSSLGSQWSKGGEFPVWMRQQGLR